GCTGGAATTAGATTTAATAGATGAACTGTGGCTGACTATTTGTCCCTTGATTTTAGGCGGTACTGCTGCGCCGACACCAGTAGGAGGCAAAGGATTTTTACCAAAATTAGCTCCCCAGTTACAACTTCTAGAAGTTAATACTGTAGGACAAGAAGTTTTTCTTCACTATCAAATTGTTCGTTAGTTAATGGTTGATAGTTGGTTGTTGGTTGTTAGTGGTTAGTAGTTAGTAGTTAGTAGTTATTGGGTAGAGACGCGAGGAACATCGCGTCTGTACATTAGTAGTTAGTGGTTATTGGTTAGTGGTTGGTAGTTAGTGGTTAGTGGTTATTCCCACACTCCACCCTGCCTTAAGCCGAAGAAGGCGCGTCTACACACTCCTTACACCCCTCACACTCCCCATTCCCCAATCCCCCACCATAATAGGTAAAATAATCATTAACTTTTGTATCGGAAGCCCACGATGGTGGAACAACTCAAGCCTCGCTACTCTGTTGCTTGGATAAATAAAATTGCCGAAGTTCCCCAAACGATCTGGGATGCTTTGGCACTACCACTGACAACCCCGTTTTTAGAGTGGAACTGGCTGAACAATTTGGAAACTTCAGGTAGCGCTACAGCTAAAACAGGTTGGTTGCCTAATCACCTCACCTTGTGGCGAGACAGAACACTTATTGCAGCTGCTCCACTTTACCTGAAAGGACACAGTTATGGCGAATTTGTGTTTGATCACCAATGGGCTGATTTGGCGCAACGTATAGGTGTAGAATATTACCCAAAAATGTTGGGCATGTCACCGTTTACCCCTGCTGAAGGCTATCGATTTTTAATCGCGCCTGGGGAAGATGAAGATGAGATTACAGCAACCATGGTGCATGAAATTGATGCTTTTTGCTCAAAACACCGTATTTGTGGTTGCCATTTTCTCTATGTAGATCCCCAATGGCGTCCTGTTTTAGAACGCTGCGGTTTTACTGCTTGGCTGCATCATAGCTATATTTGGGAGAATCTTAGCTTTCAAACTTTTGATGATTATCTAGCAGTATTTAACGCTAACCAGCGCCGCAATATCAAGCGAGAACGCAAAGCGGTAGAAAAGGCTGGTTTGCAACTGCAACCCTTGTGTGGGGAGGAAATTCCCAAGTCTTTATTTGGGTTAATGTACGAGTTTTATGCAGATACTTGCGATAAATTTGGCTGGTGGGGTAGTAAATATCTAACCAAGCGATTTTTTGAGCAGCTATACGATAATTATCGCGATCGCGTTTTATTTTTCGCTGCATATAACGAACACAATCAGCGTCAACCAATAGGGATGTCTTTTTGTTTATTCAAGGGCGATAGGATGTATGGGCGCTACTGGGGTAGCTTTGAAGAAATAGATTGTTTACATTTTAATGCTTGTTATTATGCCCCGATTGAATGGGCGATCGCTAACGGTATCCAAATTTTTGATCCTGGTGCAGGCGGACGCCACAAAAAACGCCGTGGTTTTCCAGCAATGCCTAACTATAGTTTGCATCGTTTTTACAACAATCGTTTGCGACAAATTTTGTCTTCTTACATTACTGAAGTAAATGAACTCGAACAAGAAGAAATTGAAGCAATCAATGCAGAATTACCATTTTCTCAAAAATATA
Above is a genomic segment from Fischerella sp. JS2 containing:
- a CDS encoding GNAT family N-acetyltransferase — its product is MVEQLKPRYSVAWINKIAEVPQTIWDALALPLTTPFLEWNWLNNLETSGSATAKTGWLPNHLTLWRDRTLIAAAPLYLKGHSYGEFVFDHQWADLAQRIGVEYYPKMLGMSPFTPAEGYRFLIAPGEDEDEITATMVHEIDAFCSKHRICGCHFLYVDPQWRPVLERCGFTAWLHHSYIWENLSFQTFDDYLAVFNANQRRNIKRERKAVEKAGLQLQPLCGEEIPKSLFGLMYEFYADTCDKFGWWGSKYLTKRFFEQLYDNYRDRVLFFAAYNEHNQRQPIGMSFCLFKGDRMYGRYWGSFEEIDCLHFNACYYAPIEWAIANGIQIFDPGAGGRHKKRRGFPAMPNYSLHRFYNNRLRQILSSYITEVNELEQEEIEAINAELPFSQKYN